The sequence below is a genomic window from Amycolatopsis sulphurea.
CGAGGGGCGATCCGAGTCCTTCGAGACACAGGGATCGTGGAGGTCATTCGTCCAAAAGGCACGTTCATACGAACGCCGCCGACTCGAACAGTCCGCGAACCCAGTTCGCGCTACCAGTGGGAGAAGGATAGAGCACTACTGTCCCGCGAAGAGCGACTATCAACGGGGGCCAGCGAAAAAGAGAGCGGGCTCGACACCGCCGATCTTGAGTTTTCGGCGAAATATGAAAAAACCATTTCCGATGAATACATTTCCGGCAGGCTTGGAGTAGAGGAAGGCACCCAGGTTCTCAAAAGGACGTACTCCACGACGAGCATTAAATCAGGGTCAGTCATAGGTAGGTCAAACTCGTATATCCCGCTGGATATCGTGGATGGAAACCCGGACCTTCTTGACGATCGTAACGAGCCTTGGCCCGGGGGCACGCAACACCAACTCAGTACCGTAGGCGTCGAGGTAGACTCAATCTCTGATCGGATACTGGCCAGAGTACCAACCGTTGACGAACGTGAATCGATGAAGATTCCCGAAGGTACTCCGCTATTCGTTATCGAAAAAACGTCTATCGACATTGCTGGCCGTATTGTGGAATTTTCGAGCATTCTTCTCCCCGCTGACCGGGCAGAACTCAAGTACTCCATTCCCTTGAAGCGATGGAAAAAGGGGCAACATGCCGGTAATTAGTGTCATTACCGCCGTATACCATGGTGGTCACCATTTCCTACGGGAGGCGTACAATTCCCTAGTCGCGCAGAAGCTTCCTAACGGCTGGTCCTGGCAATGGTGCATCCAGGAAGATGGCGATACCGGTCTGCCCGCCGACGAGATCCCAAACGACGAGCGAGTGTCATACGGAATTGGCCTTGGTGGACGAACAGGAGTTGCCCGGACGATGGCGCTTGCCCGCGCATCTGGGATGTACGTTCGAACGCTAGACGCCGACGACATGTTGCTTCCGGGCGCACTCACTCGTGACATTGAAACCCTGGATAGCGTGCCGTGGTGCACTTCTGCGTGTGTAGACCTCCTGCCGAGCGGCAAGATCGTGCCGGGTCCATACGACCCCACGCCGGGACTGCTCGATCCAGGTCGCTTCTACCGCGAACATGAGGCTGACCGATTGTCCGTGCAGGCAGTGACCTTCGCGGCGCACACGGATCTAATTTGGGCGCTCGGTGGCTGGCCAGCATTGACCGGCGCGGAGACGGACGGACTACTCCTTGCCGCCGAAGCCGTAGCCCAAGGGGCATTCATCGGAGAGCCGGGCCTTATCTACCGGAAGCACGCTGCCCAAACGACGGCATCCGACCGGTATTGGCATGCAGACGAAGCGAAAGCACGCAAGGACGCGGTTCGTCATAGAGCCCGCGCGCTCCGGCGGACCAACTGGTCCTGGAATCCTCGCCAGCCGGTCCCAGCCAGTGCCTAGACCTCCGTGTTCAGAGTTTCCTTACTTGTTCAAGGCGGCCCCTCCGGGGCCGCTGAGCACTGTGTTTGATCCGCGGGCAAGCCCCGCCGGGGCGTGCGGGCTGGCGCCCGGTCCCCGGCGGTCGCCCGCGGAAAAGCAGCCCAGCGACCACCCGCCGGAGGAGCCGCAGACAGGGGCTCACCGATCAAGAGATGTCCTCGCCGGACGGGCAGGTCTCCAGGATGGACAAGTGGGGCGCATCGGTTGCGTTCGTGCGTGCCTGTCGTCCATCCCGACGACCTCCCAAGGGCTATCAAGCCTGTCAAGGGGGCAGTCCCGCGGTACGCTCACCAGGGGCGGGAAGGTGCCCCCTTGACAGGCTTGATCGGGCTGAAGCCAGGTCGACGGGATGGACGAAGAGGCCCCCACTTGTAGGTTGAGACGGCGGTGGTCGGCAACCCACATTCCGCCCACATGACACCGGCGAACAACGACTGACAACCATGATCACGGACAGGTATTTTCTTTGATAGCAAAGGAAATACCGAACCCGACGCAGGTCGGGCAAGAGCCGAGTAAGTACATCAGCCCCACACTCATCAGTCTCGAACGCTGTGCCGCCGACGCAGGCGGTGGTGCATAGCTACGCGCTGTTCCCGCACCAGCGAGTCGAAGGCAACGTGGCGTTCGGGTTGAAGGCGCGACGGATGCGCCGGGCGGAGGTCGCCCGGAGAGTGGGGGAAGGGCCTGGGGCCTATGCCCGGCGGTTCCCGCGGGAGCTTTCCGGTGGGCAGCAGCAGCGCGGGGCGCTCGCGATCCGCCGGCGAGTGCTGCTGCTCGACGAGCCACTGTCCGCTTTGGACGCGACATTGCGTGAGGACATGGTCGCCGAGTTGCTGCGGCTGCGGGCCGAATTGCCGGACACCACGCTGATCTACGTCACCCACGACCGGGCGGGGGCGCTCGCGCTTGCCGACCGGGTCGCCGTGCTGCGGGAGCCCGGCTGGTGGAGCCGGGCTCGTGCGAACAGCTCTACCGGCGGCTGGCCGGCGAGTTCACCTTCCGGTTCCTCGGCGCCGCGAACCTGATCCCGGTCGAGCTGGTGCGGATCGCCGAGACGGTCGCGACAGTGCGGTTCGGACCCGCCGGATTGACGGACGCTGCGCTCTTCGCCCTCACCGACCGTGGCCAGGTCTTCCTCGCGTCGGCGAGCACGGTGCTGTTGCTGGTCGGGGTGGGGTCGGGCTCGCTGACCGGATTTCTGGGCTGCCGATGCAACCCGAACGGCCTGGATTCCGTCCGCACGGGTATGCGGAGAACCGGAAAGGTCCTGGGAACGGGTGCGCTGTTGCTCGTGGTGGTCGGCTGTGGCGCGCACAACGCCGGGAGCGCGCCATCTTCGACGCCGCCTGCCGCGACGACCACGCCGCCTGCTTCGACCACGACACCGCCCGCCTCGACCACCACACCGCCGGCGCCTTCGACGAATGTGCCGCCGCGGAGCCACCCGACGCAGGGCGTACCGCCGGGGGACACCGATCCGGCGGCGAACCAGGTCGACGTGTCGGCGTTGCCCGCGGATTACCCGCGCGACGTGATCCTCGCCGACGGTGGTGCGACTGTGGTGATCCAGGCCGAGCAAGCCGGCTGTGACCGCCTGAGCGCCGCTCCCGGGGAGCAGACGGCGAGCCAGGTCGTGGTGACCGTGACCCTGACCCGGGCGCCGCGTGGGCAGATGTGTCCCATGCACATCAAGGAAAATCCGCTGTTCGTGCACTTGAACGCGCCGCTCGGCGGGCGGCAGCTCGTGCTGCGGCCCGGTTCCTGAGCGCATGCAACCCCTCGCGGCGATCATTCCGTCCCCTGTGCATGAGGTACTCGACGAAGCTGATCGGAACGGCAATCATCCTCGCGACGGTCACCGCGTGCGGCGGGCCGTCGGTGGCCACGGCGCCGGCGGGCTCCCCATCCCCGAGTTCGCCCCCGTCCGTCAAGCCGCAGTACCAGGCTCCGGCGGGCAGCATCCCGGTGCCTGCGGCGAAGCTCGACCCGGCCGCGCTGCCGAGGGAATTCCCGCGTGAGGTCTACACCAGCGACGGCGGCAAGGTCCTGGTCGTGCGCGCCGAGGAAGGCGGCTGTCAGCACGCGCTCGGTGAAGCGGTCGAGCAGACCCCGCAGCACGTGGTGATCGACCTGAGTGAAACCAAGGCGCAGACCGGCCAGATGTGCACAATGGACTTGCGGCACCCGGTGATCACGGTGCCGCTGACCGCCCCGCTCGGCGATCGGACAGTCGTCCTGAAGCAGTCCTCACCTCGGTGACCACGCTCCGCGCCAAGGCTGTGAAGGGGCCCTTCACGGACTCAGAGTCCGTGAAGGGCCCCTTCACGGCATTTCGGCGAAGGGCAGGCCAAGGTCACCGAGACCTTCGACTGGTCCACGGCGCGGCTCCCGTTCGCGATCGGCCTCGCCGGATTCCCGAAGCGCAACGCGGAGGCGATCGAGAAGACCCTCGCCCGGCTCGGGGCGCTGTTTCCCGGCTGATTTCTCCGGTATACGCCGGTCCGGCCGGTGATCTTCACCCTGCCCGGAACAGCCCGGCCGAGATAGTTGTAGCATTGCAAATGTTGTAGAGCTATAACCATCTCGATCGGAGGCACATGCCGGAGCTGAGCCACCGGCGGCGGCAGCTGGTCCTCGCGGTCTGCTGTCTGAGCCTGTTCATCGTGGGCCTGGACAACACCATCGTGAATCTGGCGCTGCCCGCGATCCAGCGCGAACTCGGCGCGTCCGTGTCCAGCCTGCAATGGACCATCGACGCGTACACGCTGGTGCTGGCCAGCCTGCTGATGCTGTCCGGATCCACCGCGGACCGGATCGGCCGGCGCCGCACCTTCCAGACCGGGCTGGTGCTGTTCGGTCTCGGTTCGCTGCTGTGCGGGCTGGCGCCGAACCCCGGGCTGCTCATCGCGTTCCGCGCGGTGCAGGCGGTCGGCGGGTCGATGCTCAACCCGGTCGCGATGTCCATCATCACCAACACCTTCACCGAACCCCGCGAACGCGCCCGCGCGATCGGCGTCTGGGGCGGGGTGGTCGGCCTGAGCATGGCGGTCGGCCCGGTCGTCGGCGGGGCGCTGGTCGCGTCGGCGGGGTGGCGGTCGATCTTCTGGATCAACGTCCCGGTCGTGCTCGCCGCGGTGGTGCTGACCGCGGTGTTCGTGCCGGAATCACGTGCGCCGCGGGCGCGCCGGCTCGACCCGGTGGGGCAGCTGCTGGTGATGGTGTTCCTGGCCGGGCTGACCTACGGGATCATCGAGGGCCGAGACGCCGGGTACGGCGCCCCGTACATCATGGTGTCCTTCGGGCTGGCGCTGGTCGCGCTGGTGATGCTCGTACCGTATGCACGACGGCGCGCGGAACCGTTGCTGGAGTTGAGGTTCTTCCGCAGTGCCCCGTTCTCCGGGGCCACCGTGATCGCGGTCTGCGCGTTTGCGGCGCTCGCCGGGTTCCTCTTCGTCAACACGCTCTACCTGCAGGAGAGCCGGGGCTACAGCGCTTTGCACGCCGGGCTGCTGACCTTGCCGATGGCGGTGGTGACGGCGGTCGCGGCGCCGCTGTCCGGGTGGATCGTGGGCACCCGCGGGGCGCGGTTCCCGCTCGTGCTGGCGGGTGCGGCGATCGCGGCGTCGGCGGGGCTGCTCGCGACGATCACCGTGGACACCCCGTTGTGGTGGCTGATGCTCGCCTACGTGCTCTTCGGGCTCGGGTTCGGCATGGTCAACGCGCCGATCACGAACGCGGCGGTGTCCGGGATGCCGCGGGCGCAGGCCGGGGTGGCCGCCGCGATCGCGTCGACGAGCCGTCAGGTGGGGGCCTCGCTCGGGGTCGCGGTGATCGGCGCGGTGGTGACCGGTGGGGTACACGGCGGGTTCGGGGCGGGGCTGGCCGAGGCGAGTCACGCCGGATGGTGGATTATCGCCGGATGCGGGCTGCTGGTGCTGATGCTGGGTCTGGTCACGACGAGCGCGCGGGCGCGGGCGGGAGCGAGCCGGGTCGCGGCGGAGCTGGATCCGGAACCGGTGGCCACGGGATGAACGACGAGGCGTTCCGGGTGTGGGCCCGGCTGCGGGCGATGGTGCTGGAGCTGCACGATCGGCGCAGCGTCGCCTCCGCGGAGCTGGGCATGAGCTTCATCAAGGTGAAGGCGTTGCTCAAGGTGGCCGCGGGGCCGCTGACCATGCGGGAGCTGACCGATCGGCTGAGCACCGACCGGCCCTACACCACGCTGGTGGTGGACGAGCTGGTGCGCCGCGGGCTGGCGGTCCGGGAGCCGCATCCCGAGGACCGCCGCAGCCGGGTGGTGACCGCGACCCCGGCCGGTGCCGCGGCGGCCGCGCGGGCGCAGCAGATCCTGGGGGAGCCGCCGCCGCAGTTGCGGGCGCTGCCGGCGGCCGAGCTGGCCGCGCTGGACCGGATCACCGCGCTGCTCGTGCCCGGTCCGTCCACTGCGGACGGACCGCACCGAGGGGTCCGTCCGCGGCGTCGCCTCAGCGGAAGCTGATCTGCAGGACCGGTTCGCTGGTCTCGGCGAAGAAGTCGGTGCCCTTGTCGTCGATCACGATGAACGCGGGGAAGTCCTCGACCTCGATCCGCCAGACCGCCTCCATGCCGAGTTCGGCGTATTCGAGCACGTCGACCTTTTTGATGCAGTCCTTGGCCAGCCGGGCGGCCGGGCCGCCGATCGAGCCGAGGTAGAAGCCACCGTGCTTGCGGCAGGCCGCGGTGACCTGCTTCGAGCGGTTGCCCTTGGCGAGCATCACCAGGGAGCCGCCCGCGGCCTGGAACTGGGCGACGTAGGAGTCCATCCGCCCGGCCGTGGTGGGGCCGAACGAACCCGACGGGTAGCCCTCGGGGGTCTTGGCCGGGCCCGCGTAGTACACGGGGTGGTCGCGCAGGTACTGCGGCATCTCCTCGCCGGCGTCGAGCCGTTCGGCGATCTTCGCGTGCGCGATGTCGCGGGCCACCACCAGCGGGCCGGTCAGCGACAGCCGGGTCTTCACGGGCAGCTGGGAAAGCTGGGCGCGGATCTCGGTCATCGGCCGGTTCAGGTCGACGGCGACGACTTCTTCGGACAGCTCGTCCTCGGTGATCTCCGGGAGGAACCGGGCCGGGTCGCGTTCGAGCTGTTCGAGGAACACGCCCTCGGTGGTGATCTTGGCCTTGGCCTGGCGGTCGGCCGAGCAGCTGACCGCGACGCCGACCGGGCAGCTGGCACCGTGCCGGGGGAGCCGGATCACGCGGACGTCGTGGCAGAAGTACTTGCCGCCGAACTGCGCGCCGATGCCGAACTGGCGGGTCATCTCCAGCACCTGCTGTTCGAGGTCGCGGTCACGGAAGGCGTGGCCGAGTTCCGAGCCTTCGGCGGGCAGATTGTCCAGGTAGCGGGCCGACGCCAGCTTCGCGGCCTTCAGGGTGAACTCCGCGGACATCCCGCCGACGACGATCGCCAGGTGGTACGGCGGGCAGGCGGCGGTGCCGAGGCTGCGCAGCTTCTCGTCCAGGAACCGGGCGAGCCGCTTGGGGTTCAGGACGGCCTTGGTCTCCTGGTACAGGAACGTCTTGTTGGCGCTGCCGCCGCCCTTGGCCATGAACAGGAACTCGTAGCTGGGCTGCCCGGCGCCCTCGGCGGTGCTGTCCTTGTGGTACAGCTCGATCTGGGCGGGCAGGTTGGTGCCGGTGTTGCGTTCTTCCCAGAAGTTCAGCGGCGCCATCTGCGAGTAGCGCAGGTTGAGCTGCTGGTAGGCGTCGAAGATGCCCTGGGACAGGGCGCGTTCGTCGTCGCCGCCGGAGAGCACGCCCTCGGTGCGTTTGCCGATGACGATGGCGGTGCCGGTGTCCTGGCACATGGGGAGCACGCCGCCGGCCGAGATGGCCGCGTTGCGCAGCAGGTCCATGGCGACGAAGCGGTCGTTGCCGCTGGCCTCGGGGTCGTCGACGATCGAGCGCAGCTGGGCCAGGTGCGAGGTGCGCAGCAGGTGCTGGATGTCGGTGATGGCGGTGCGCGCGAGCGTGGTGAGCGCTGCGGGGTCGACCTGGAGGAAGGTCCGGCCCGCGGCCTCGACGGTTTCCACCCCGTCGGTGGTGACCAGCCGGTACTCGGTGGTGGTGTCCTTGCCCAGCGGCAGGACTTCGGTGTGCTGAAACGTGGTGGACGGCACAGCCAGGCTCCTTTGCCCTGATCGGGATCCGCCCACGGTACTCAGGCCGCTCCGGCGCCGTCCGCCCCCGCAGGGTCACTGTGGGATACCACACGCCCGGCGGGATACCGCCCGCGCCGGTGGGTTGTGGTTCGGGAGGCCGGGCCCACCCCGACGGACCCGACCTCCCGGGGAAAGCGGCGTGGCTGCGCTTACACCCACCCGCGTGGCCTCACCGCGACCGTCCGGCCGACCCCCCGCCGGACGTCACCCCCGCTTCCTACCCACCCAGTCTCGCACCCAAACCCGCTCGTCCCCAACCCCTCGTAACAACTCGACCACCCCTTGCGCACACCCCTGCCTCCCCCCGGCCCCGTCGCACGGCAGGCAACGGAGCTGTGAAGGGACCCTTCACGGACTCAGAGGCTGTGAAGGTGCCCTTCACAGACCTGCGGTGCGGTGCAGGTGACCACGCCGGGGTCCAGGGGGCTCGCCCCCTGGCGGGGGTTTGGGGGTTCGGCCCCCAAAGGACACGGAGGTGGGGCCACAGGCGAGCGCACTCCGCGTGCACACTTCACCCAACCCCACCGACCTCAGCTGGCGTACGCGCGCAGCCGGTCGGCTCGCTCGCCTTGGCGGAGCTTCGACATGACCTCGCGTTCGATCTGGCGGACGCGTTCGCGGGAGAGGCCGAAGTGCTTGCCGATCTGGTCGAGGGTGCGGGGCTGGCCGTCGTCGAGGCCGTAGCGGAGCCGGATGACGTGCTGTTCGCGGTCGTCGAGGGTGGCGAGTACGCGGCGCATGTCGTCCTGCAGCAGCCCGGAAATGACGGCGCTTTCCGCGTCGGTGGCCTCGGAGTCCTCGATGAAGTCGCCGAGCGGCGCGTCCTCCTCGGTGCCGACCGGCATGTCGAGACTGACCGGGTCGCGGGACTGGTCGAGCAGGTCGGAGATCTTGTGCTCGGGGATGCCCGATTCCGCCGCCAGTTCCTCGTGTGTGGCGTCCCGGCCGAGCTGCTGGTGCAGGTCGCGCCGGATCCGGGCGAGCTTGTTGACCTGCTCGACGAGGTGCACCGGGAGCCGGATGGTGCGGCCCTGGTCGGCCATGCCGCGGGTGATGGCCTGCCGGATCCACCAGGTGGCGTAGGTGGAGAACTTGAATCCCTTGGAGTAGTCGAACTTCTCCACCGCGCGGATCAGGCCCAGGTTCCCCTCCTGGATCAGGTCCAGCAGCGGCATGCCGCGGCCGGTGTAGCGCTTGGCCAGCGACACGACCAGCCGGAGGTTGGCCTCCAGCAGGTGGTTCTTGGCGCGGTGGCCGTCGCGCACGAGCGCGGACAGCTCCCGGCGGCGCTGGCCGGTGAGGTTCTCGGCGGTGTCCAGCATGTGCTGGGCGAACACGCCGGCCTCGATCCGCTTCGCGAGCTCGACCTCGTCGGCCGCGGTGAGCAGCGCGGTCTTGCCGATGCCGTTGAGGTACACGCGCACCAGATCGGCGGCCGGGCTCTGCGCGTCGAGGTCGGCGTCGGTGAGCGCCCCCACGCTCACCGGCTCCTGGGTCTGCGGTGCTGGGATCCCGCGCTCACGAATCCCGCGCGTTTCGCGTTCGAGAGTCTGGACTGACATGCTGCCTCCCCGGTCACGGGCTGAACGTGTCTCGCCGGTGCTTCTGCCCGAGGAGCGGGGCCTGTGGAATCCCGATCCGCGGGCCCAGCCGGCTTGGCTGGACACTGGTGTCAACGCGCCGGGTCGGAAAAACGTTCCCGGTGCGCCGATCGGGAGACGGCCCGGGCGGGCAGGCGGTTGCTCCACCAAAACTGAGGTTTTGCTGAGAAACCTCGTCCGGGCGGGGAATGTGGGTCATGAATACCCGGACGGAGCATAGGTCACACGTGGTCTAGACCTCAAGGAGGACCGTGTACGGACCGTCGTTCACGCTTTCCACGGCCATCATCGCGCCGAAGCGCCCGGTCGCCACGGCCGCGCCGCGCTCGCGCAGCCCGGCGACCACGGCGTCGACGAGCGGTGCCGCGGTTTCCGGGCGTGCAGCGGCGGTCCACGAAGGGCGGCGGCCCTTGCGGGTGTCGCCGTAGAGCGTGAATTGGGACACCACGAGCAGGGGCGCGCCGGTGGTGGCGCAGGACTCTTCGCCGCGCAAAAGCCGCATTTCGTACAGTTTCCGGGCCATCGCGGCCGCTTTCGCCGAGTCGTCGTCAGCGTGGACGCCGAGCAGCACCAGCAGCCCGGGTTCGCCGATCTCGCCGACGACCTCGTCTCCGACGGTCACTTTCGCGCGGGTGACCCGCGCCACCACCGCCCTCACCGTGCGGACGCGGGGACAAGCATGCCGTGGCGGACAAGTTCGCGGACCACCGGCAGCGCCGCCGCGGCCAGCTCTTCCGCTGCCAATCCTTGCGCGGCGGCAAGAAGCTCCACCAGGTCGGTGAGCGGGAGCAAGCCGCGGCAGCCGGCGAGCAGGCGCGTGGTGAGTTCGTCGACTTCGTGCTGCCAGCCGGGGCCGTCCGTGCGGTGCAGCCGTCGCACGGTCGTCTGCCAGCCTTCGTCGCCGGGGGAGTCGACGCGTTCGAGCAGCACGGTGTCGGGGACACGGAACGCAGTGTCGAGAAGTTCGTTGTTATGCGTACGCAGCCATTCGACGCGGTCGAGCCAGTTCGCGGCTTCCGGGCCGAGTGGATCGTCGTACGCCTGGCGAAGGTCTTCGCATACGACAGTCGGCGTCCGGTCGTTCGCGCGGCGGAGCGTGACGAACCCGAAGCCGATGCCTTGAACATTGTTCTCCCGGAACCAATCGAGCCACGCGGATGCTTTCGCGCGGCCTTCCGGGGAGCGCGGGTCGATGCCTTCGTCGCGTAGCCAGGTGCCGACGTATAGACCCGGATCCGCGACGTCGCGTTGGACGAACCACGCGTCGGTCTCCGGAGGCAACCAGCGCGTCACGCGGTCGGCCCAGTCTTCGCCGCGCCGGTGCAGCCACGAGGCGAGCAGCTGACCGACGCCGCCGTCGTCGAGGAAGCCCGGCAGCTGCCGCACGACCAGTGCGCTGGCGTCGTCACCGGCGAGGCCGGAATCCCGGTAGGTGTAGTCGACGCGGGGCGGGCCGACCACGAATGGCGGATTGCACACCACTTGGTCGAACCGGCGGCGCGCGACCGGTGCGAACCACTCACCGCGCAAGAGTTCCACCTCCAGCTCGTTGAGCCGGAACGTGCCCGCCGCGAGCGCGAGGGCACGCGCGGACACGTCGGTGGCCGTCACCTGCCGGGCATGCCGGGTGGCGTGCAGCGCTTGCACGCCGTTGCCGGTTCCGAGGTCCAGCAACCGGTTCACCGGACGACGGCTCGTCGCGCGGATGAGGCTGAGCGAAGCATGCCCGACACCGAGTACGTGGTCTTCGGGCACGGCGTGGCCGAGCATGTCGGCGTCGAGATCGGAGACGACCCACCAGGAGCCTTCTTCGTCACCGTGCGGGCGAATATCCAGCGCCGCAGCGAATCCGTTTCCTGCGGGGCGGAGAATGCCTGCCGTTACCGCCTCGCTCACGCTCAGTGGCGCGAACGCGTTCGAGACGGTCTTCTCCGGCTCGGCGAGGCCGAGCAGAAATACTCGGATGAGGCAGCCCAGCTCTCCCGCGTCGAGGCTGGCGCGGCGGGCGGGTTCGGGCTCGCCGCGGCCGAGGGCGGTGTGGGCCGCGCCGCCGAGTGCGGCCACGACCCCGTCGGCGTCGTAGCCGGCGCGGCGGAAGGCCTCGCGCAGGCGGGCGCAGAGGTCCTCGGACAGATCAGGCAAGTCTGTGTTGGTGCGCACGGACTAATCCTGCCACAATAGAGGCTGTGACGGACGATCTCCCCCGCCGTGTCCTGGCCCCTCTCGAAGCAGCGTTGCCCGATCTGGAGGCGTTGTACAAAGACCTCCATCAGCATCCCGAGCTGGCGTTCGCCGAAACACGCACGGCGGCCGAAGTCGCCCGGCGGCTGACCGAGGACGGATTCGAGGTGCACACGGGGATCGGCCGTACCGGCGTGGCCGGCGTGCTGCGCAACGGCGAAGGCCCCACCGTGCTGCTGCGCGCCGACATGGACGCCTTGCCGATCGAAGAACAGACCGGATTGCCCTATGCGAGCACCGCGCGCGGCGTCGACGACGGGAACGACGTGCCGGTGATGCACGCCTGCGGGCACGACATGCATGTCACGTGGCTCTCCGGAGCCGCTCGTCTGCTGGCGGCCGACCGCGAGGCTTGGTCCGGCACGCTGCTCGCCGTGTTCCAGCCCGCCGAAGAGGGCAAGGGCGGCGCCAAGGCGATGCTCGAAGACGGTCTCTTCGACCGTGTCGGCCGCCCCGACGTGGCTTTCGGGCAGCACGTCGCGTCCGCCCCCGCCGGTTGGATGTTCACCCGGCCGGGCGTGCTCATGGCCGCCGCCGAAGTGATGCGTATCACGCTGCACGGCCAGGGCGGTCACAGCTCCCGCCCGGAGGCC
It includes:
- a CDS encoding GntR family transcriptional regulator, yielding RGAIRVLRDTGIVEVIRPKGTFIRTPPTRTVREPSSRYQWEKDRALLSREERLSTGASEKESGLDTADLEFSAKYEKTISDEYISGRLGVEEGTQVLKRTYSTTSIKSGSVIGRSNSYIPLDIVDGNPDLLDDRNEPWPGGTQHQLSTVGVEVDSISDRILARVPTVDERESMKIPEGTPLFVIEKTSIDIAGRIVEFSSILLPADRAELKYSIPLKRWKKGQHAGN
- a CDS encoding glycosyltransferase — translated: MPVISVITAVYHGGHHFLREAYNSLVAQKLPNGWSWQWCIQEDGDTGLPADEIPNDERVSYGIGLGGRTGVARTMALARASGMYVRTLDADDMLLPGALTRDIETLDSVPWCTSACVDLLPSGKIVPGPYDPTPGLLDPGRFYREHEADRLSVQAVTFAAHTDLIWALGGWPALTGAETDGLLLAAEAVAQGAFIGEPGLIYRKHAAQTTASDRYWHADEAKARKDAVRHRARALRRTNWSWNPRQPVPASA
- a CDS encoding MFS transporter; amino-acid sequence: MPELSHRRRQLVLAVCCLSLFIVGLDNTIVNLALPAIQRELGASVSSLQWTIDAYTLVLASLLMLSGSTADRIGRRRTFQTGLVLFGLGSLLCGLAPNPGLLIAFRAVQAVGGSMLNPVAMSIITNTFTEPRERARAIGVWGGVVGLSMAVGPVVGGALVASAGWRSIFWINVPVVLAAVVLTAVFVPESRAPRARRLDPVGQLLVMVFLAGLTYGIIEGRDAGYGAPYIMVSFGLALVALVMLVPYARRRAEPLLELRFFRSAPFSGATVIAVCAFAALAGFLFVNTLYLQESRGYSALHAGLLTLPMAVVTAVAAPLSGWIVGTRGARFPLVLAGAAIAASAGLLATITVDTPLWWLMLAYVLFGLGFGMVNAPITNAAVSGMPRAQAGVAAAIASTSRQVGASLGVAVIGAVVTGGVHGGFGAGLAEASHAGWWIIAGCGLLVLMLGLVTTSARARAGASRVAAELDPEPVATG
- a CDS encoding MarR family winged helix-turn-helix transcriptional regulator, whose protein sequence is MNDEAFRVWARLRAMVLELHDRRSVASAELGMSFIKVKALLKVAAGPLTMRELTDRLSTDRPYTTLVVDELVRRGLAVREPHPEDRRSRVVTATPAGAAAAARAQQILGEPPPQLRALPAAELAALDRITALLVPGPSTADGPHRGVRPRRRLSGS
- a CDS encoding fumarate hydratase, producing the protein MPSTTFQHTEVLPLGKDTTTEYRLVTTDGVETVEAAGRTFLQVDPAALTTLARTAITDIQHLLRTSHLAQLRSIVDDPEASGNDRFVAMDLLRNAAISAGGVLPMCQDTGTAIVIGKRTEGVLSGGDDERALSQGIFDAYQQLNLRYSQMAPLNFWEERNTGTNLPAQIELYHKDSTAEGAGQPSYEFLFMAKGGGSANKTFLYQETKAVLNPKRLARFLDEKLRSLGTAACPPYHLAIVVGGMSAEFTLKAAKLASARYLDNLPAEGSELGHAFRDRDLEQQVLEMTRQFGIGAQFGGKYFCHDVRVIRLPRHGASCPVGVAVSCSADRQAKAKITTEGVFLEQLERDPARFLPEITEDELSEEVVAVDLNRPMTEIRAQLSQLPVKTRLSLTGPLVVARDIAHAKIAERLDAGEEMPQYLRDHPVYYAGPAKTPEGYPSGSFGPTTAGRMDSYVAQFQAAGGSLVMLAKGNRSKQVTAACRKHGGFYLGSIGGPAARLAKDCIKKVDVLEYAELGMEAVWRIEVEDFPAFIVIDDKGTDFFAETSEPVLQISFR
- a CDS encoding sigma-70 family RNA polymerase sigma factor; the protein is MSVQTLERETRGIRERGIPAPQTQEPVSVGALTDADLDAQSPAADLVRVYLNGIGKTALLTAADEVELAKRIEAGVFAQHMLDTAENLTGQRRRELSALVRDGHRAKNHLLEANLRLVVSLAKRYTGRGMPLLDLIQEGNLGLIRAVEKFDYSKGFKFSTYATWWIRQAITRGMADQGRTIRLPVHLVEQVNKLARIRRDLHQQLGRDATHEELAAESGIPEHKISDLLDQSRDPVSLDMPVGTEEDAPLGDFIEDSEATDAESAVISGLLQDDMRRVLATLDDREQHVIRLRYGLDDGQPRTLDQIGKHFGLSRERVRQIEREVMSKLRQGERADRLRAYAS
- the dtd gene encoding D-aminoacyl-tRNA deacylase, with the translated sequence MRAVVARVTRAKVTVGDEVVGEIGEPGLLVLLGVHADDDSAKAAAMARKLYEMRLLRGEESCATTGAPLLVVSQFTLYGDTRKGRRPSWTAAARPETAAPLVDAVVAGLRERGAAVATGRFGAMMAVESVNDGPYTVLLEV
- a CDS encoding DUF7059 domain-containing protein; the encoded protein is MRTNTDLPDLSEDLCARLREAFRRAGYDADGVVAALGGAAHTALGRGEPEPARRASLDAGELGCLIRVFLLGLAEPEKTVSNAFAPLSVSEAVTAGILRPAGNGFAAALDIRPHGDEEGSWWVVSDLDADMLGHAVPEDHVLGVGHASLSLIRATSRRPVNRLLDLGTGNGVQALHATRHARQVTATDVSARALALAAGTFRLNELEVELLRGEWFAPVARRRFDQVVCNPPFVVGPPRVDYTYRDSGLAGDDASALVVRQLPGFLDDGGVGQLLASWLHRRGEDWADRVTRWLPPETDAWFVQRDVADPGLYVGTWLRDEGIDPRSPEGRAKASAWLDWFRENNVQGIGFGFVTLRRANDRTPTVVCEDLRQAYDDPLGPEAANWLDRVEWLRTHNNELLDTAFRVPDTVLLERVDSPGDEGWQTTVRRLHRTDGPGWQHEVDELTTRLLAGCRGLLPLTDLVELLAAAQGLAAEELAAAALPVVRELVRHGMLVPASAR
- a CDS encoding amidohydrolase encodes the protein MTDDLPRRVLAPLEAALPDLEALYKDLHQHPELAFAETRTAAEVARRLTEDGFEVHTGIGRTGVAGVLRNGEGPTVLLRADMDALPIEEQTGLPYASTARGVDDGNDVPVMHACGHDMHVTWLSGAARLLAADREAWSGTLLAVFQPAEEGKGGAKAMLEDGLFDRVGRPDVAFGQHVASAPAGWMFTRPGVLMAAAEVMRITLHGQGGHSSRPEATVDPIVMAASVVLKLQTVVSWEIAATESAVVSVGSVHAGTAPNVIPDEAVLEISTRAFDDGMMKRVRAAVERIVNAEAVAAGAPKPPTIETLAAYSATDNDEAETNALTEVFREHFGAEATHLAPQITGSEDFGEFGRAAGIPSVFWLVGGADRDEVLAALNEGRFERDVPAAHTSRFAPILHPTLRAGVESLVVAALSRFAPPS